In one Dunckerocampus dactyliophorus isolate RoL2022-P2 chromosome 9, RoL_Ddac_1.1, whole genome shotgun sequence genomic region, the following are encoded:
- the LOC129187704 gene encoding protein lifeguard 3-like, with amino-acid sequence MTSKLDHPPTYEDALQQPKNGNEPDQLQHGSAYPPPPSYSPGPGMYPGPPGYWAQPGMWAAPGSGMPSTIPTLSAGVPATNPGDMDGFLNTQWESTSVRHGFIRKVYLILAAQLTVTFSVVAVFTFVDPVKMFVIRYPGIYWASLVVYFMVYCILICCKEPRRRFPWNLVLLGVFTVALSYMSGTISSYYETKAVFLAMGITALVCITVTVFCFQTKVDFTSCGGFLCIAAILLMIIGIVTAVVLSFQYVPWLHMLYAAIGAIVYTLFLVYNTQLLIGNRELAISPEEYVYGALSLYIDIVHIFLFILQISGAATE; translated from the exons ATGACATCTAAACTAGATCATCCTCCAACCTATGAAGACGCTCTACAGCAGCCCAAGAATGGAAACGAACCGGACCAGCTGCAACATGGCTCAGCTTATCCACCGCCTCCATCGTACAGTCCCGGTCCTGGCATGTACCCCGGCCCCCCTGGCTACTGGGCCCAGCCCGGCATGTGGGCAGCCCCTGGCTCTGGGATGCCCAGCACAATACCCACTCTGTCTGCCGGGGTGCCTGCAACAAACCCTG GAGACATGGATGGTTTTCTGAACACGCAGTGGGAGAGCACATCCGTTCGGCATGGTTTCATCAGAAAG GTTTATTTAATCTTAGCAGCTCAGCTCACTGTCACCTTTTCCGTTGTTGCAGTCTTTACATTTGT TGATCCAGTGAAGATGTTTGTTATCAGGTATCCTGGCATCtactgggcatctct TGTGGTTTATTTTATGGTTTACTGCATTCTTATTTGCTGCAAAGAGCCAAG GAGGCGTTTTCCATGGAATCTTGTACTGCTGGGAGTATTT ACTGTTGCCCTGTCTTACATGTCGGGAACAATTTCAAG TTATTATGAAACCAAAGCTGTCTTTCTTGCCATGGGAATAACAGCATTAGTTTGTATCACTGTCACAGTCTTCTGCTTCCAAACCAAG GTTGACTTCACTTCCTGCGGGGGGTTTCTCTGTATTGCTGCCATTTTGCTCATGATCATTGGGATTGTGACAGCCGTCGTGCTCTCCTTCCAATAT GTGCCTTGGCTCCATATGCTCTATGCTGCCATCGGAGCCATCGTTTACACCCTG TTTTTAGTATACAACACACAGCTTCTCATTGGAAACCGGGAGTTGGCGATAAGCCCCGAAGAGTACGTCTATGGAGCGCTGTCTCTCTACATTGACATTGTTCACAttttcctcttcatcctccaAATAAGTGGCGCTGCTACCGAATAA
- the pnkd gene encoding probable hydrolase PNKD isoform X3, which translates to MGQARWERCSASGSFFPTVLLLYLRYTLYTRTRLGYMYYKRQMRKARERYPAGHSTVLPMEFSGMKIIPISVLSDNYSYLIIDTTSSVAVVVDPADPQTVQAVIQEEGVRLEAILCTHKHWDHSGGNKWLKRIYSSCRVYGNAADNIPGLTHPLSHKDSVTVGCLHFKALFTPGHTVGHMIYLLDGRAMGAPSSLFSGDLVFLSGCGRMFEGSASTMLSSLDTVGSLNDDTLLWPGHEYAEDNLLFAAEVEPHNAVRENKYQWVLQQRGQKLCTSPSTIGEEKAYNPFLRSHCAELHLALGLRQLEEEDWNQFRARVLEELRKHKDQYNRR; encoded by the exons ATGGGACAAG CCAGGTGGGAGCGCTGTTCTGCCAGTGGAAGCTTCTTTCCAACAGTGCTGTTACTTTATTTAAG GTACACATTATACACCAGGACCAGACTTGGCTACATGTATTACAAGAGACAAATGAGGAAAGCCCGGGAACGCTACCCTGCTGGACACTCCACAGTTCTGCCCATGGAATTCAGTG GTATGAAGATAATACCGATCTCTGTACTCTCCGACAACTACAGCTATCTAATAATTGACACGACCTCCAGCGTTGCAGTAGTTGTAGACCCTGCAGACCCTCAGACTGTTCAG GCAGTCATTCAGGAGGAAGGAGTACGACTAGAAGCCATACTCTGTACACACAAGCATTG GGATCACAGCGGGGGAAACAAATGGCTGAAAAGGATTTACAGCTCATGCCGAGTTTATGGAAATGCAGCTGATAACATTCCTGGTCTGACACA CCCTCTGTCACACAAGGACTCGGTAACAGTCGGCTGTTTGCACTTTAAGGCCCTCTTTACGCCAGGTCACACAGTGGGCCACATGATCTACCTTTTGGATGGCCGGGCGATGGGCGCCCCCTCAAGTCTTTTTTCCGGTGACCTGGTGTTCCTGTCAGGTTGCG GGAGGATGTTTGAAGGCAGTGCCTCAACGATGCTGTCATCTCTGGATACAGTTGGCTCCTTAAACGATGACACACTTCTTTGGCCTG GTCATGAGTATGCAGAGGACAATCTGCTGTTTGCTGCTGAGGTGGAGCCACACAACGCTGTCAGGGAAAACAAATATCAGTGGGTGCTGCAGCAGCGAGGCCAGAAACTGTGCACG AGTCCCTCCACTATCGGAGAAGAGAAGGCGTACAATCCTTTCCTGCGCAGCCACTGTGCAGAGCTCCATCTGGCGCTGGGCCTGcggcagctggaggaggaggactggAATCAGTTCCGGGCTCGGGTGCTGGAGGAGCTACGAAAACACAAAGATCAGTACAACAGGAGATAA
- the pnkd gene encoding probable hydrolase PNKD isoform X2 yields MLHCLFIARWERCSASGSFFPTVLLLYLRYTLYTRTRLGYMYYKRQMRKARERYPAGHSTVLPMEFSGMKIIPISVLSDNYSYLIIDTTSSVAVVVDPADPQTVQAVIQEEGVRLEAILCTHKHWDHSGGNKWLKRIYSSCRVYGNAADNIPGLTHPLSHKDSVTVGCLHFKALFTPGHTVGHMIYLLDGRAMGAPSSLFSGDLVFLSGCGRMFEGSASTMLSSLDTVGSLNDDTLLWPGHEYAEDNLLFAAEVEPHNAVRENKYQWVLQQRGQKLCTSPSTIGEEKAYNPFLRSHCAELHLALGLRQLEEEDWNQFRARVLEELRKHKDQYNRR; encoded by the exons ATGTTGCATTGCCTCTTTATAGCCAGGTGGGAGCGCTGTTCTGCCAGTGGAAGCTTCTTTCCAACAGTGCTGTTACTTTATTTAAG GTACACATTATACACCAGGACCAGACTTGGCTACATGTATTACAAGAGACAAATGAGGAAAGCCCGGGAACGCTACCCTGCTGGACACTCCACAGTTCTGCCCATGGAATTCAGTG GTATGAAGATAATACCGATCTCTGTACTCTCCGACAACTACAGCTATCTAATAATTGACACGACCTCCAGCGTTGCAGTAGTTGTAGACCCTGCAGACCCTCAGACTGTTCAG GCAGTCATTCAGGAGGAAGGAGTACGACTAGAAGCCATACTCTGTACACACAAGCATTG GGATCACAGCGGGGGAAACAAATGGCTGAAAAGGATTTACAGCTCATGCCGAGTTTATGGAAATGCAGCTGATAACATTCCTGGTCTGACACA CCCTCTGTCACACAAGGACTCGGTAACAGTCGGCTGTTTGCACTTTAAGGCCCTCTTTACGCCAGGTCACACAGTGGGCCACATGATCTACCTTTTGGATGGCCGGGCGATGGGCGCCCCCTCAAGTCTTTTTTCCGGTGACCTGGTGTTCCTGTCAGGTTGCG GGAGGATGTTTGAAGGCAGTGCCTCAACGATGCTGTCATCTCTGGATACAGTTGGCTCCTTAAACGATGACACACTTCTTTGGCCTG GTCATGAGTATGCAGAGGACAATCTGCTGTTTGCTGCTGAGGTGGAGCCACACAACGCTGTCAGGGAAAACAAATATCAGTGGGTGCTGCAGCAGCGAGGCCAGAAACTGTGCACG AGTCCCTCCACTATCGGAGAAGAGAAGGCGTACAATCCTTTCCTGCGCAGCCACTGTGCAGAGCTCCATCTGGCGCTGGGCCTGcggcagctggaggaggaggactggAATCAGTTCCGGGCTCGGGTGCTGGAGGAGCTACGAAAACACAAAGATCAGTACAACAGGAGATAA
- the pnkd gene encoding probable hydrolase PNKD isoform X1, whose protein sequence is MALPDWIITLTVTASFFSLCLCVRFRRTGQILWRKLFSTIMARTEKPLFRIAYTLYTRTRLGYMYYKRQMRKARERYPAGHSTVLPMEFSGMKIIPISVLSDNYSYLIIDTTSSVAVVVDPADPQTVQAVIQEEGVRLEAILCTHKHWDHSGGNKWLKRIYSSCRVYGNAADNIPGLTHPLSHKDSVTVGCLHFKALFTPGHTVGHMIYLLDGRAMGAPSSLFSGDLVFLSGCGRMFEGSASTMLSSLDTVGSLNDDTLLWPGHEYAEDNLLFAAEVEPHNAVRENKYQWVLQQRGQKLCTSPSTIGEEKAYNPFLRSHCAELHLALGLRQLEEEDWNQFRARVLEELRKHKDQYNRR, encoded by the exons ATGGCGCTTCCTGACTGGATTATTACTTTGACTGTCACCGCATCTTTCTTCTCCTTGTGTTTATGCGTTCGCTTCCGACGCACTGGCCAGATACTTTGGAGGAAATTGTTTAGCACCATCATGGCTCGCACAGAGAAGCCGTTATTCAGAATCGC GTACACATTATACACCAGGACCAGACTTGGCTACATGTATTACAAGAGACAAATGAGGAAAGCCCGGGAACGCTACCCTGCTGGACACTCCACAGTTCTGCCCATGGAATTCAGTG GTATGAAGATAATACCGATCTCTGTACTCTCCGACAACTACAGCTATCTAATAATTGACACGACCTCCAGCGTTGCAGTAGTTGTAGACCCTGCAGACCCTCAGACTGTTCAG GCAGTCATTCAGGAGGAAGGAGTACGACTAGAAGCCATACTCTGTACACACAAGCATTG GGATCACAGCGGGGGAAACAAATGGCTGAAAAGGATTTACAGCTCATGCCGAGTTTATGGAAATGCAGCTGATAACATTCCTGGTCTGACACA CCCTCTGTCACACAAGGACTCGGTAACAGTCGGCTGTTTGCACTTTAAGGCCCTCTTTACGCCAGGTCACACAGTGGGCCACATGATCTACCTTTTGGATGGCCGGGCGATGGGCGCCCCCTCAAGTCTTTTTTCCGGTGACCTGGTGTTCCTGTCAGGTTGCG GGAGGATGTTTGAAGGCAGTGCCTCAACGATGCTGTCATCTCTGGATACAGTTGGCTCCTTAAACGATGACACACTTCTTTGGCCTG GTCATGAGTATGCAGAGGACAATCTGCTGTTTGCTGCTGAGGTGGAGCCACACAACGCTGTCAGGGAAAACAAATATCAGTGGGTGCTGCAGCAGCGAGGCCAGAAACTGTGCACG AGTCCCTCCACTATCGGAGAAGAGAAGGCGTACAATCCTTTCCTGCGCAGCCACTGTGCAGAGCTCCATCTGGCGCTGGGCCTGcggcagctggaggaggaggactggAATCAGTTCCGGGCTCGGGTGCTGGAGGAGCTACGAAAACACAAAGATCAGTACAACAGGAGATAA
- the pnkd gene encoding probable hydrolase PNKD isoform X4 produces the protein MYYKRQMRKARERYPAGHSTVLPMEFSGMKIIPISVLSDNYSYLIIDTTSSVAVVVDPADPQTVQAVIQEEGVRLEAILCTHKHWDHSGGNKWLKRIYSSCRVYGNAADNIPGLTHPLSHKDSVTVGCLHFKALFTPGHTVGHMIYLLDGRAMGAPSSLFSGDLVFLSGCGRMFEGSASTMLSSLDTVGSLNDDTLLWPGHEYAEDNLLFAAEVEPHNAVRENKYQWVLQQRGQKLCTSPSTIGEEKAYNPFLRSHCAELHLALGLRQLEEEDWNQFRARVLEELRKHKDQYNRR, from the exons ATGTATTACAAGAGACAAATGAGGAAAGCCCGGGAACGCTACCCTGCTGGACACTCCACAGTTCTGCCCATGGAATTCAGTG GTATGAAGATAATACCGATCTCTGTACTCTCCGACAACTACAGCTATCTAATAATTGACACGACCTCCAGCGTTGCAGTAGTTGTAGACCCTGCAGACCCTCAGACTGTTCAG GCAGTCATTCAGGAGGAAGGAGTACGACTAGAAGCCATACTCTGTACACACAAGCATTG GGATCACAGCGGGGGAAACAAATGGCTGAAAAGGATTTACAGCTCATGCCGAGTTTATGGAAATGCAGCTGATAACATTCCTGGTCTGACACA CCCTCTGTCACACAAGGACTCGGTAACAGTCGGCTGTTTGCACTTTAAGGCCCTCTTTACGCCAGGTCACACAGTGGGCCACATGATCTACCTTTTGGATGGCCGGGCGATGGGCGCCCCCTCAAGTCTTTTTTCCGGTGACCTGGTGTTCCTGTCAGGTTGCG GGAGGATGTTTGAAGGCAGTGCCTCAACGATGCTGTCATCTCTGGATACAGTTGGCTCCTTAAACGATGACACACTTCTTTGGCCTG GTCATGAGTATGCAGAGGACAATCTGCTGTTTGCTGCTGAGGTGGAGCCACACAACGCTGTCAGGGAAAACAAATATCAGTGGGTGCTGCAGCAGCGAGGCCAGAAACTGTGCACG AGTCCCTCCACTATCGGAGAAGAGAAGGCGTACAATCCTTTCCTGCGCAGCCACTGTGCAGAGCTCCATCTGGCGCTGGGCCTGcggcagctggaggaggaggactggAATCAGTTCCGGGCTCGGGTGCTGGAGGAGCTACGAAAACACAAAGATCAGTACAACAGGAGATAA
- the gmppaa gene encoding mannose-1-phosphate guanyltransferase alpha-A isoform X1, which translates to MLKAVILIGGPQKGTRFRPLSFEVPKPLFPVAGVPMLQHHIESCAKVPNMKEILLIGFYQPNEELTRFLFNAQQEFKISIRYLQEYAALGTGGGIYHFRDQIISGGPEAFFVLNADVCSAFPLAEMLSFQKEHGEPNSFVILGTTANRKQSLNYGCIVENEETNEVLHYVEKPSTFVSDIINCGIYLFNPDIFQHIGTVFQKNQQEMLLEETTNGWHRAEAIRLEQDIFTALAGQGKLYVFKTLRFWSQIKSAGSAIYASRLYLNQYHKSHPERLATNKEGGPKISGNVYIHPTSNIDPTAVLGPNVSIGTGVTIGAGVRVRESIILHGATLQDHCCVLNSIVGWDSTIGKWARVEGTPSDPNPNDPYAKIDSETLFREGKLTPSITILGCNVTIPREVIILNSIVLPHKDLNRSFKNQIIL; encoded by the exons ATGCTGAAGGCGGTTATTTTAATTGGAGGCCCTCAAAAAG GCACAAGGTTTAGGCCGCTGTCATTTGAAGTTCCCAAACCCTTGTTCCCAGTAGCCGGTGTGCCAATGCTGCAGCATCACATTGAATCATGTGCCAAG GTGCCAAATATGAAGGAGATACTACTCATCGGGTTTTACCAGCCAAATGAAGAACTGACCAGATTCCTTTTTAATGCTCAACAGGAATTTAAAATTTCTATCAG GTATTTGCAAGAATACGCAGCCCTGGGCACTGGAGGGGGCATCTATCACTTCCGAGATCAGATCATCTCTGGTGGTCCCGAGGCATTCTTTGTTCTTAATGCTGATGTGTGTTCGGCATTTCCGCTGGCAGAGATGCTCAGCTTCCAAAAAGAACATGGAGAACCAAACAGCTTTGTTATTCTTGGAACAACA GCAAACAGAAAACAATCTCTGAATTATGGCTGCATTGttgaaaatgaagaaacaaaCGAG GTGTTGCATTATGTGGAAAAGCCAAGCACGTTTGTGAGCGACATCATCAACTGTGGTATCTACCTCTTTAACCCTGACATCTTCCAGCATATCGGCACCGTTTTCCAGAAGAATCAACAAGAAATGCTGCT AGAGGAGACAACCAATGGTTGGCACAGAGCCGAAGCCATCAGGCTGGAGCAGGACATTTTCACTGCCCTGGCTGGACAGGGCAAGCTCTACGTTTTTAAAACACTGCGTTTCTGGAGCCAGATCAAATCTGCTGG gtCTGCAATTTATGCAAGCCGGCTGTACCTGAACCAGTATCACAAAAGTCATCCTGAAAGGCTCGCCACGAACAAAGAGGGAGGCCCTAAAATAAGCG GTAATGTCTATATTCATCCTACCTCCAACATCGACCCCACAGCTGTG ttgGGTCCTAATGTCTCTATTGGCACTGGGGTTACTATTGGTGCTGGGGTTCGAGTCCGTGAATCCATCATCCTCCATGGTGCAACTTTACAG GACCATTGCTGTGTTCTGAACAGCATCGTAGGTTGGGATAGCACTATTGGCAAATGGGCACGAGTAGAAGGAACCCCAAGTGACCCAAACCCCAATGATCCATATGCAAAGATTGACAGTGAGACCCTCTTCAGAGAAGGAAAACTCACACCATCGATTACTATTCTTG GTTGTAATGTGACGATTCCGCGAGAGGTAATAATACTCAACTCTATCGTCCTCCCGCACAAAGACCTCAAccgcagcttcaaaaaccaAATTATTCTCTAG
- the gmppaa gene encoding mannose-1-phosphate guanyltransferase alpha-A isoform X2, producing MLKAVILIGGPQKVAGVPMLQHHIESCAKVPNMKEILLIGFYQPNEELTRFLFNAQQEFKISIRYLQEYAALGTGGGIYHFRDQIISGGPEAFFVLNADVCSAFPLAEMLSFQKEHGEPNSFVILGTTANRKQSLNYGCIVENEETNEVLHYVEKPSTFVSDIINCGIYLFNPDIFQHIGTVFQKNQQEMLLEETTNGWHRAEAIRLEQDIFTALAGQGKLYVFKTLRFWSQIKSAGSAIYASRLYLNQYHKSHPERLATNKEGGPKISGNVYIHPTSNIDPTAVLGPNVSIGTGVTIGAGVRVRESIILHGATLQDHCCVLNSIVGWDSTIGKWARVEGTPSDPNPNDPYAKIDSETLFREGKLTPSITILGCNVTIPREVIILNSIVLPHKDLNRSFKNQIIL from the exons ATGCTGAAGGCGGTTATTTTAATTGGAGGCCCTCAAAAAG TAGCCGGTGTGCCAATGCTGCAGCATCACATTGAATCATGTGCCAAG GTGCCAAATATGAAGGAGATACTACTCATCGGGTTTTACCAGCCAAATGAAGAACTGACCAGATTCCTTTTTAATGCTCAACAGGAATTTAAAATTTCTATCAG GTATTTGCAAGAATACGCAGCCCTGGGCACTGGAGGGGGCATCTATCACTTCCGAGATCAGATCATCTCTGGTGGTCCCGAGGCATTCTTTGTTCTTAATGCTGATGTGTGTTCGGCATTTCCGCTGGCAGAGATGCTCAGCTTCCAAAAAGAACATGGAGAACCAAACAGCTTTGTTATTCTTGGAACAACA GCAAACAGAAAACAATCTCTGAATTATGGCTGCATTGttgaaaatgaagaaacaaaCGAG GTGTTGCATTATGTGGAAAAGCCAAGCACGTTTGTGAGCGACATCATCAACTGTGGTATCTACCTCTTTAACCCTGACATCTTCCAGCATATCGGCACCGTTTTCCAGAAGAATCAACAAGAAATGCTGCT AGAGGAGACAACCAATGGTTGGCACAGAGCCGAAGCCATCAGGCTGGAGCAGGACATTTTCACTGCCCTGGCTGGACAGGGCAAGCTCTACGTTTTTAAAACACTGCGTTTCTGGAGCCAGATCAAATCTGCTGG gtCTGCAATTTATGCAAGCCGGCTGTACCTGAACCAGTATCACAAAAGTCATCCTGAAAGGCTCGCCACGAACAAAGAGGGAGGCCCTAAAATAAGCG GTAATGTCTATATTCATCCTACCTCCAACATCGACCCCACAGCTGTG ttgGGTCCTAATGTCTCTATTGGCACTGGGGTTACTATTGGTGCTGGGGTTCGAGTCCGTGAATCCATCATCCTCCATGGTGCAACTTTACAG GACCATTGCTGTGTTCTGAACAGCATCGTAGGTTGGGATAGCACTATTGGCAAATGGGCACGAGTAGAAGGAACCCCAAGTGACCCAAACCCCAATGATCCATATGCAAAGATTGACAGTGAGACCCTCTTCAGAGAAGGAAAACTCACACCATCGATTACTATTCTTG GTTGTAATGTGACGATTCCGCGAGAGGTAATAATACTCAACTCTATCGTCCTCCCGCACAAAGACCTCAAccgcagcttcaaaaaccaAATTATTCTCTAG